In the genome of Pelagibacterium nitratireducens, one region contains:
- the ctrA gene encoding response regulator transcription factor CtrA, translating into MRVLLIEDDSATAQSIELMLKSESFNAYTTDLGEEGVDLGKLYDYDIILLDLNLPDMSGYEVLRTLRVAKVQTPILILSGLAGIEDKVRGLGFGADDYMTKPFHKDELVARIHAIVRRSKGHAQSVINTGDLSVNLDTKTVEVGGQRVHLTGKEYQMLELLSLRKGTTLTKEMFLNHLYGGMDEPELKIIDVFICKLRKKLSVATAGKNYIETVWGRGYVLREPDENELAESA; encoded by the coding sequence ATGCGTGTGCTCTTGATAGAGGACGACAGCGCGACAGCGCAGAGCATCGAACTGATGCTCAAATCCGAGAGTTTCAATGCGTACACAACCGACCTCGGTGAGGAAGGTGTCGATCTGGGCAAGCTCTATGATTACGACATCATTTTGCTTGACCTCAATCTGCCGGATATGAGCGGGTATGAAGTGCTGCGCACGCTGCGCGTTGCGAAGGTTCAGACCCCCATCCTCATTCTCTCAGGTCTGGCAGGGATCGAAGACAAGGTACGCGGTCTGGGCTTCGGCGCCGACGATTACATGACCAAGCCGTTCCACAAGGACGAACTGGTCGCCCGCATTCACGCCATCGTGCGCCGGTCCAAGGGCCATGCGCAGTCGGTCATCAACACCGGCGATCTTTCCGTCAACCTCGATACCAAGACCGTCGAAGTTGGTGGTCAGCGCGTGCACCTGACGGGCAAGGAATACCAGATGCTCGAGTTGCTCTCGCTGCGCAAGGGTACGACGCTCACCAAGGAAATGTTCCTCAACCATCTCTATGGCGGGATGGACGAGCCGGAACTGAAAATCATCGACGTGTTCATCTGCAAGCTGCGCAAGAAGCTTTCGGTGGCCACGGCCGGCAAGAACTATATCGAGACCGTCTGGGGCCGCGGCTATGTGCTGCGTGAGCCCGACGAAAACGAGTTGGCCGAGAGCGCCTGA
- a CDS encoding DUF2189 domain-containing protein, whose translation MPVSSNPALAQSHTSERAIRTISTGDVFNALGKGVSDFWRHPSHYLFLALIYPAVGIVLAVWSAGGATFPLLYPLAAGFALIGPLAAIGLYELSRRREQGEDDSPRHALSVLKHPAIGSIVILGAMLAVVFALWLTAANAVYDAHFGANPPATLIALLIETFTTAQGWSLLVWGNLVGLGFAFVVLATTAIAFPLLVDRGGSAGEAVAVSVRAFTTNPVQMTIFGLVVAVTLFVASIPLFVGLALALPMLGHATWHLYRKLVV comes from the coding sequence ATGCCCGTGTCTTCCAACCCCGCCCTTGCCCAATCCCACACGTCCGAACGCGCCATCCGCACGATCTCGACCGGCGACGTTTTCAACGCCCTCGGCAAGGGCGTTTCCGATTTCTGGCGCCATCCATCCCATTACCTGTTTCTGGCTCTCATCTATCCCGCAGTCGGCATCGTGCTCGCCGTCTGGAGCGCCGGTGGCGCGACGTTTCCCCTGCTCTATCCCTTGGCGGCCGGGTTTGCGCTGATCGGCCCACTCGCCGCCATCGGTCTCTATGAGCTCAGCCGGCGCCGAGAACAGGGCGAAGACGACAGCCCCCGTCACGCCTTGAGCGTGCTCAAACACCCTGCGATCGGTTCGATTGTCATTCTGGGCGCAATGCTGGCCGTGGTCTTCGCGCTCTGGCTCACCGCGGCCAATGCCGTCTATGATGCCCATTTCGGGGCAAACCCGCCCGCAACGCTGATCGCGCTGCTCATCGAGACCTTCACCACAGCGCAGGGCTGGAGCCTTCTGGTCTGGGGCAATCTTGTCGGGCTCGGCTTTGCCTTTGTCGTCCTCGCCACAACGGCAATCGCGTTCCCGTTGCTCGTCGATCGCGGCGGAAGTGCTGGCGAAGCGGTTGCCGTTTCAGTGCGCGCCTTCACCACCAACCCGGTTCAGATGACAATTTTCGGTCTCGTGGTCGCGGTCACGCTCTTTGTCGCATCGATCCCGCTCTTTGTCGGCCTTGCCCTCGCTCTGCCCATGCTCGGACACGCGACCTGGCACCTCTACCGCAAGCTGGTGGTCTGA
- a CDS encoding response regulator: protein MKSCLIVDDSSVIRKVARRILEDMDFIVDEAEDGQEAYEKCAQEMPDVILLDWQMPIMSGLEFLKALRGYNGGDKPKIVYCLAERDIGHIAMARKAGANDHMLKPFDQQMLESKFQPFV, encoded by the coding sequence ATGAAATCGTGTCTGATCGTTGACGATTCCAGCGTCATCCGCAAAGTCGCGCGGCGTATTCTAGAAGACATGGATTTCATCGTCGACGAAGCCGAGGACGGGCAGGAAGCGTATGAAAAATGCGCCCAGGAAATGCCCGACGTCATCCTGCTCGACTGGCAGATGCCGATCATGAGCGGACTTGAATTTCTCAAGGCCCTGCGCGGCTATAATGGCGGCGACAAGCCAAAGATCGTCTATTGTCTGGCCGAACGCGACATCGGCCACATCGCCATGGCCCGCAAGGCCGGCGCCAACGACCACATGCTCAAGCCCTTCGACCAGCAGATGCTGGAATCCAAGTTCCAGCCCTTCGTCTAG
- the chpT gene encoding histidine phosphotransferase ChpT: MTSIVELSAPDLAALLCSRVCHDLINPVGAIGNGLEVLADPTQVDMQTFAKELIENSTRQARAKLEFARLAFGASSTAGTEIDTREADRVATLLMAGEKADLDWKVSPMLLPKNKAKLLLNMLLIATQGVPRGGTVTVEVEGEAGAENFTITATGPKTLIPNAVQSLLAGTPEEGSVDARGIQPFYTGVLARLSHMGLNLALDGEILRFTADPLSHTID, translated from the coding sequence ATGACGAGCATTGTCGAACTGAGCGCGCCGGACCTTGCCGCATTGCTGTGCTCGCGTGTCTGCCACGACCTCATCAACCCCGTAGGCGCCATTGGCAATGGTCTTGAAGTGCTCGCCGACCCCACCCAGGTCGACATGCAGACCTTCGCCAAGGAACTGATCGAAAATTCGACCCGTCAGGCCCGCGCCAAGCTCGAATTCGCCCGCCTGGCCTTTGGCGCATCCTCGACCGCCGGCACCGAGATCGATACCCGCGAGGCCGATCGGGTCGCAACGCTTCTGATGGCCGGGGAAAAGGCCGACCTCGACTGGAAGGTCTCTCCCATGCTTTTGCCCAAGAACAAGGCCAAGCTGTTGCTCAACATGCTGCTGATCGCCACCCAGGGCGTTCCGCGCGGCGGCACGGTGACCGTCGAGGTGGAAGGCGAGGCAGGAGCCGAGAATTTCACCATTACCGCCACTGGCCCAAAAACCCTCATTCCCAATGCGGTGCAGAGCCTTCTTGCCGGCACGCCCGAAGAAGGCAGTGTCGACGCCCGCGGTATCCAGCCGTTTTACACCGGTGTGCTGGCCCGTCTGTCGCATATGGGGCTCAATCTTGCCCTCGACGGCGAAATCCTGCGCTTCACCGCCGATCCGCTCTCCCATACGATCGACTAG
- a CDS encoding YHS domain-containing (seleno)protein: MRQIGKQILTLTKSYTTFCLLFLALCLAAAAPAQEKSIITNALTGVALSGFDPVAYFTEDAALQGSPVNELEWNGVSWYFVSAANRDIFAANPEIYAPIFGGHCAMAMARGHLSDGNPQIFRIIGGRLMLFYSIGNRAAFDMAPGTALATAAVNWEALPDRRAAQHR, translated from the coding sequence ATGCGGCAAATAGGTAAACAAATCTTAACCCTTACAAAGTCTTACACGACTTTCTGCCTGCTTTTTCTCGCCCTGTGCCTTGCCGCGGCGGCCCCCGCGCAGGAAAAGTCCATTATCACCAACGCTCTGACCGGCGTGGCGCTGTCGGGATTCGATCCTGTGGCCTATTTTACCGAAGATGCCGCCCTGCAGGGTTCTCCGGTCAACGAATTGGAGTGGAACGGGGTTTCCTGGTACTTCGTCTCCGCCGCCAACCGGGACATATTCGCCGCAAACCCGGAAATCTACGCGCCGATTTTCGGGGGCCATTGCGCCATGGCCATGGCCCGGGGACATCTTTCCGACGGCAATCCCCAGATTTTCCGTATAATCGGCGGACGGCTGATGCTGTTTTATTCCATCGGCAACCGCGCCGCCTTCGATATGGCGCCGGGCACCGCGCTGGCCACGGCGGCCGTCAACTGGGAGGCATTGCCCGACCGGCGTGCCGCCCAACATCGTTAG
- a CDS encoding DUF1134 domain-containing protein — translation MMNRFLAALVLGLGLVLGSAPANAQQGSLSDTYSSDEILSAGHQFFGSVAQGLASVIEQAFEQYGQPNAYILGQEGGGALFIGAKYGDGTMYTRNAGTHQVFWQGPSLGLNIGADGSRVMMLVYNLPSVESIYDRYPGVEGSIFAVGGIGMTALKLDDVYVVPISSGVGLRAGVAVGYLNFTREPTWNPF, via the coding sequence ATGATGAATCGCTTCTTGGCAGCACTGGTTCTCGGTCTGGGCCTTGTCCTGGGCTCTGCACCGGCCAACGCCCAACAGGGATCGCTGTCGGACACCTATTCGAGCGACGAAATCCTTTCGGCCGGGCACCAGTTCTTCGGGTCCGTTGCCCAGGGGCTGGCCTCGGTGATCGAGCAGGCTTTCGAGCAGTATGGCCAGCCAAACGCCTATATTCTGGGCCAGGAGGGTGGTGGGGCCCTGTTCATCGGCGCCAAATATGGCGACGGGACAATGTATACGCGCAATGCGGGGACCCATCAGGTGTTCTGGCAGGGCCCGAGCCTGGGGCTCAACATCGGTGCCGACGGCAGCCGGGTTATGATGCTCGTCTACAACCTGCCTTCGGTGGAATCGATCTATGACCGCTATCCGGGCGTCGAGGGATCGATCTTTGCGGTTGGTGGCATCGGCATGACGGCGCTCAAACTCGACGATGTCTACGTGGTGCCGATCAGCTCGGGTGTCGGGCTGCGGGCAGGCGTTGCCGTTGGCTATCTCAATTTCACGCGCGAGCCGACCTGGAACCCATTCTGA
- a CDS encoding dicarboxylate/amino acid:cation symporter — MSSPISQSVARKPKGPLYTNFGFQVLLALVVGLLLGLIARQMGPTDAGPNWLVQTLSTVGSSFVQLLRTIVPVLIFTAIVASIANLRELNNAARLVWQTLLWFAITALIAVLIGIALGLIIQPGLNTAVTDAAARAPARSGSWLDFLTGLIPSNILGLQASTRVSDGGASTSLSFNVLQILVISIAVGVAALKVGDAAKPFLEFNRSFLKVIHKLLWWIIRLTPIATVGLLGNAVAVYGWETLAQLGWYAAAIYIGLAIVLLIVYPTLLTVHGLNPIRYFQGAWPAIQFAFVSRSSVGTMPITERVTEKNLGVPREYASFAVPLGSTTKMDGCASIYPAISAIFVAQFFGIQLGLQEYLLIVFVSVIGSAATAGLTGATVMLTLTLSTLGLPLEGVGLLLAIDPILDMGRTAVNVAGQALVPTIVAKRQGILDQRVYDTVEHIEALDTTPSGVSAPAQ; from the coding sequence ATGTCATCCCCAATTTCCCAATCCGTGGCGCGGAAGCCCAAGGGCCCGCTCTACACCAATTTCGGATTCCAGGTATTGCTGGCCCTGGTTGTCGGTCTGCTGCTGGGCCTGATCGCCCGGCAGATGGGACCAACCGACGCCGGCCCCAACTGGCTTGTGCAAACGCTTTCGACAGTGGGCTCGAGCTTCGTGCAACTGCTTCGAACCATCGTGCCGGTCCTGATCTTTACGGCCATAGTGGCCTCGATTGCCAATCTGCGCGAACTCAACAATGCGGCACGTCTCGTCTGGCAAACCCTTTTGTGGTTCGCGATCACGGCACTCATCGCCGTTCTGATCGGGATTGCGCTGGGTCTCATCATTCAGCCGGGGCTCAATACGGCAGTGACCGACGCCGCTGCCCGCGCGCCTGCACGTTCGGGGTCCTGGCTCGATTTTCTCACCGGTCTCATCCCCTCCAACATCCTTGGCCTGCAGGCCTCTACGCGCGTCAGCGATGGCGGGGCGTCCACGAGCCTGAGCTTTAATGTGCTGCAAATCCTCGTGATTTCCATCGCGGTGGGTGTTGCCGCGCTCAAGGTGGGCGATGCGGCAAAACCGTTCCTCGAATTCAACCGCTCGTTTCTCAAGGTCATCCACAAGCTGTTGTGGTGGATCATCCGGCTGACCCCAATTGCCACAGTGGGGCTGCTGGGCAATGCCGTGGCTGTCTATGGCTGGGAAACGCTGGCCCAGCTTGGCTGGTACGCTGCGGCGATCTATATCGGGCTGGCCATCGTGTTGCTGATTGTCTATCCGACGCTGCTCACCGTTCACGGGCTCAACCCGATCCGCTATTTCCAGGGCGCATGGCCGGCCATCCAGTTTGCTTTCGTGTCGCGGTCGTCGGTGGGCACCATGCCGATTACCGAACGCGTCACCGAGAAAAATCTGGGCGTGCCGCGTGAGTATGCGAGCTTTGCAGTGCCGCTGGGCTCCACGACAAAAATGGATGGGTGTGCTTCGATCTATCCGGCGATTTCGGCGATCTTCGTGGCACAGTTTTTTGGCATCCAGCTCGGTTTGCAGGAATATCTGCTGATCGTGTTTGTGTCGGTGATCGGTTCGGCGGCGACGGCGGGCCTGACGGGCGCGACGGTCATGCTGACTCTGACGCTTTCCACGCTGGGCCTGCCGCTGGAGGGTGTGGGGCTGTTGCTGGCCATCGACCCGATCCTCGATATGGGCCGCACCGCGGTCAATGTCGCGGGACAGGCGCTGGTGCCGACCATTGTTGCCAAGCGGCAGGGGATTCTCGATCAGAGAGTTTATGACACCGTCGAGCACATTGAGGCGCTCGATACGACACCCAGCGGGGTCAGCGCTCCGGCCCAGTAG
- a CDS encoding zinc-binding metallopeptidase family protein — MRLFTCPNCRQTVYFDNSACGQCGTAIGYDPATNQMVAISQSAPYCANADHGACNWIAPTGGFCRACRHNETVPDISDVRNLSDWQTLERAKKRLFYSLIRLNLPLITKDEDSHRGLAFNFLADTGGETIMTGHNKGVITIALAEADDAEREKRRTEMREPYRTLLGHFRHETAHYYWDLLVSGTDWLERCRAVFGNDAANYNEALQIHYANGAPPDWPQRFVSTYASSHPWEDFAETWAHYLHIADTLETARSLGVSTEPMRDRSGELSADIDFDPYSTSDTQALTEAWVGVSVMLNELNRSMGLPDAYPFILSDPIVGKIDFIAKLVHDGRN, encoded by the coding sequence ATGCGCCTTTTTACCTGCCCCAATTGCCGTCAGACCGTCTATTTCGACAACAGCGCCTGTGGCCAGTGCGGTACGGCGATCGGCTACGACCCCGCGACCAATCAGATGGTCGCCATTTCCCAGTCCGCCCCCTATTGCGCCAACGCCGATCATGGCGCCTGCAACTGGATTGCCCCCACTGGCGGCTTTTGCAGGGCCTGCCGTCACAACGAGACGGTTCCCGACATCTCCGATGTCCGCAATCTCTCCGATTGGCAGACACTTGAGCGCGCCAAAAAGCGTCTGTTCTATAGTCTCATCCGCCTCAACCTGCCCCTGATAACCAAGGACGAGGACAGCCATCGCGGCCTCGCCTTCAATTTTCTTGCCGATACCGGCGGCGAAACGATAATGACCGGCCACAACAAGGGCGTGATCACCATAGCGCTCGCCGAAGCCGACGACGCCGAGCGCGAAAAACGCCGTACCGAAATGAGAGAGCCCTACCGCACGCTGCTCGGTCATTTCCGGCACGAGACGGCCCATTACTATTGGGATCTTCTGGTCAGCGGCACCGATTGGCTCGAGCGCTGCCGCGCGGTGTTCGGCAATGATGCTGCAAATTACAATGAAGCGCTCCAAATTCACTACGCCAATGGCGCACCACCCGACTGGCCGCAGCGCTTCGTGTCCACATACGCCAGCTCCCACCCCTGGGAGGACTTCGCCGAAACCTGGGCACATTACCTCCACATCGCCGATACGCTCGAGACGGCGCGAAGCCTTGGCGTATCGACCGAACCGATGCGTGACCGGTCCGGCGAGCTTTCCGCCGACATCGATTTCGATCCCTACAGCACGAGCGACACTCAGGCTCTGACCGAAGCCTGGGTGGGGGTCAGCGTCATGCTCAACGAACTCAATCGCTCAATGGGGCTACCTGACGCCTACCCCTTCATCCTTTCCGATCCGATCGTTGGAAAGATCGATTTCATCGCCAAACTGGTTCACGACGGGCGGAACTGA
- the flhA gene encoding flagellar biosynthesis protein FlhA, whose translation MTETTAPSAPGPLGRINEIVEIIRQSNAGLAVGVVIILAVLILPMPAMLLDILLAFSMVFSVMILMTALFIQTPLEFSAFPTVLLVSAMFRLALNLASTRLILADGHEGTAAAGNVIEAFGNFVTRGNFIIGVIVFAILLIVNFIVITKGSGRIAEVAARFNLDAMPGKQMAIDADLSAGLIDEVDAKNRRKTLEDESSFFGAMDGASKFVRGDAIAGLLITFINVIAGIIIGMMQMGLTIQEASSNYSLLTIGDGLVSQIPALIVSTAAGILVSKAGISGSANQALSTQFTSYPVALGMSAAVMFAMALVPGMPLIPFVTLGSAVGYLAWTSAKKLKAKKAVADQEQVVEQARQTAAAPTEAPITDSLKIDELKLELGYGLLSLVKEDDSGTDRLTEQIKALRRQLATELGFVMPAVRILDNMQLEPNIYKIKIKEVEAGHGEVHASQLMVMDPYGNKITLPGQHTVEPTFGLPAAWIDAALRDEAEVQGLTIVDPSTVISTHLTEVLKANTADLLSYANVQSLLSGLDKDQQKLVEDIVPSLISVSGIQRVLQGLLAERVSIRDLPTILEGVAEIAGSARSTAQIIEHVRARLARQICAANLGMDGNLPLLTLSPNWERDFAEAMMGEGEERHLAMAPSKLQQFIAGIQNGFENAAQMGEIPVLITSPHIRPHVRAIIERFRPQTVVMSQNEVHPRIRLRTVGSI comes from the coding sequence ATGACCGAAACGACCGCCCCATCCGCCCCTGGCCCTTTGGGCCGCATCAACGAGATCGTTGAGATCATCCGCCAGTCCAATGCCGGGCTGGCGGTTGGCGTTGTGATTATCCTGGCCGTCCTCATCCTGCCGATGCCGGCCATGTTGCTGGACATTCTTCTGGCATTCTCGATGGTCTTTTCGGTCATGATCCTGATGACCGCGCTGTTCATTCAGACGCCGCTCGAATTTTCGGCCTTCCCCACGGTGCTTCTGGTCTCGGCCATGTTCCGGCTGGCGCTCAACCTCGCCTCGACCCGCCTCATTCTTGCCGACGGGCATGAAGGAACCGCGGCGGCCGGCAACGTCATCGAAGCCTTCGGCAATTTCGTCACCCGCGGCAATTTCATCATCGGGGTTATCGTTTTTGCAATCTTGCTGATCGTCAATTTCATCGTCATCACCAAGGGCTCGGGCCGCATCGCCGAAGTCGCCGCCCGTTTCAACCTCGACGCCATGCCCGGCAAACAGATGGCGATCGACGCCGATTTGTCCGCAGGGCTGATCGATGAAGTGGACGCAAAGAACCGCCGCAAGACCCTCGAAGACGAAAGCTCGTTCTTCGGCGCCATGGACGGCGCGTCCAAATTTGTACGCGGCGACGCTATCGCCGGCCTGCTCATCACCTTCATCAACGTTATCGCCGGCATCATCATCGGCATGATGCAGATGGGGCTGACCATCCAGGAAGCCAGCTCGAACTATTCGCTCCTGACCATCGGCGACGGTCTTGTCAGCCAGATTCCCGCGCTGATCGTTTCCACCGCCGCCGGCATTCTGGTCTCCAAGGCCGGCATTTCCGGTTCGGCCAACCAGGCCCTCTCTACCCAGTTCACCTCCTACCCCGTTGCGCTGGGCATGAGCGCGGCCGTCATGTTCGCCATGGCGCTGGTTCCCGGCATGCCGCTGATCCCGTTCGTGACCCTTGGCAGTGCCGTCGGCTACCTCGCCTGGACATCGGCCAAAAAACTCAAGGCCAAAAAAGCGGTCGCCGATCAGGAACAGGTGGTCGAACAGGCCCGCCAGACCGCCGCTGCTCCAACCGAGGCACCGATCACCGACAGTCTCAAGATCGACGAACTCAAGCTCGAACTCGGCTATGGCCTGCTCAGCCTCGTCAAGGAAGACGATTCAGGGACCGACCGGCTCACCGAGCAGATAAAGGCCCTGCGCCGTCAGCTTGCCACCGAACTCGGGTTCGTGATGCCCGCCGTGCGCATTCTCGACAACATGCAGCTCGAGCCCAACATCTACAAGATCAAGATCAAGGAGGTCGAAGCAGGCCATGGCGAAGTCCATGCCTCCCAGCTGATGGTCATGGACCCCTATGGCAACAAGATCACCCTGCCCGGCCAGCACACGGTCGAGCCGACCTTCGGCCTGCCCGCTGCCTGGATCGACGCCGCGCTGCGCGACGAGGCCGAGGTGCAGGGCCTGACCATCGTCGATCCCTCGACGGTGATCTCGACCCACCTCACCGAAGTACTCAAGGCCAACACCGCCGATCTGTTGAGCTATGCCAATGTCCAGTCGCTGCTCTCCGGCCTCGACAAGGATCAGCAAAAGCTGGTCGAAGACATCGTCCCCTCGCTGATTTCGGTTTCGGGCATCCAACGGGTGCTCCAGGGTCTTCTTGCCGAACGCGTCTCGATCCGCGATCTGCCCACCATTCTCGAAGGCGTGGCCGAAATCGCCGGCTCGGCCCGCAGCACTGCCCAGATCATCGAGCATGTCCGCGCCCGTCTTGCCCGCCAGATCTGCGCGGCCAATCTGGGCATGGATGGCAATTTGCCGCTGCTCACCCTCTCGCCCAACTGGGAGCGCGATTTTGCCGAAGCGATGATGGGCGAAGGCGAGGAACGTCACCTCGCCATGGCACCTTCAAAGCTCCAGCAATTTATCGCCGGCATCCAGAACGGGTTCGAAAACGCCGCCCAGATGGGCGAAATCCCGGTCCTGATCACGTCGCCTCACATCCGCCCGCATGTACGTGCCATCATCGAACGCTTCCGCCCCCAGACGGTCGTCATGAGCCAGAACGAAGTCCACCCGCGCATCAGGCTGCGCACCGTGGGCAGCATCTAG
- a CDS encoding sigma-54 dependent transcriptional regulator, producing the protein MRLLIIGALEGQLSQASKMAMDGGAKVAHAATIEIALASLRSGKGADLLLVDVMVDIPALIAALDAERIAIPVVACGTETNAAAAVNAIRAGAKEYIPLPPDAELIAAVIAAVARESSDFLYRDPAMAKVVKLADQIAGSDASVLITGESGTGKEIMAKYLHARSKRANRPFISINCAAIPEHLLESELFGHEKGAFTGAVARRVGKFEEANGGTLLLDEISEMDFRLQAKLLRAIQERVIDRVGGTKPVPVNIRILATSNRELATEVKEGRFREDLLFRLNVVNLKLPPLRDRPGDIVALSDHFVARYSAANGLSQRILSQAAREELLRAPWQGNVRELENTLHRAVLLSSGDVIEPDAIRMPDGTGLSDAVASHSLASQAAAAADAVARSMVGRTVADVERDLIIDTLGHCLGNRTHAANILGISIRTLRNKLNQYADEGVDIPAPGSDFGLAPNKRYSAA; encoded by the coding sequence ATGCGCTTACTGATTATCGGCGCCCTCGAAGGACAGCTCAGCCAGGCCTCCAAGATGGCCATGGATGGTGGCGCCAAGGTCGCCCACGCCGCCACCATAGAGATCGCCCTGGCTTCCCTGCGGTCAGGCAAGGGTGCGGATCTGCTGCTGGTCGACGTCATGGTCGATATCCCAGCGCTGATCGCCGCTCTCGACGCCGAGCGCATCGCCATACCGGTTGTCGCCTGCGGCACCGAAACCAACGCCGCCGCCGCCGTCAACGCCATCCGCGCCGGGGCAAAGGAATACATTCCCCTGCCCCCGGACGCCGAACTGATCGCCGCGGTCATCGCTGCCGTCGCGCGGGAAAGCTCGGACTTTCTCTATCGCGACCCCGCCATGGCCAAGGTCGTCAAGCTCGCCGACCAGATCGCAGGCTCGGACGCCTCGGTTCTCATCACCGGCGAGAGCGGCACCGGCAAGGAGATCATGGCCAAATATCTCCACGCCCGCTCCAAGCGGGCCAACCGGCCATTCATCTCCATCAACTGCGCGGCGATCCCCGAGCATCTGCTCGAATCCGAGCTGTTCGGCCATGAAAAGGGCGCCTTTACCGGCGCCGTTGCCCGCCGGGTCGGCAAATTCGAGGAAGCCAATGGCGGCACCCTTCTCCTCGACGAAATCTCGGAAATGGATTTTCGCCTGCAGGCCAAGCTCCTGCGCGCCATTCAGGAACGGGTTATCGATCGCGTCGGCGGCACCAAGCCGGTTCCCGTCAATATCCGTATCCTCGCCACCTCCAACCGCGAGCTTGCAACCGAGGTCAAGGAAGGCCGCTTCCGTGAAGATCTGCTGTTCCGGCTGAACGTCGTCAATCTCAAGCTCCCGCCGCTGCGCGATCGCCCCGGTGACATCGTCGCCCTGTCCGACCATTTCGTCGCCCGCTATTCGGCGGCCAACGGCCTGTCCCAGCGCATCCTGTCCCAGGCGGCGCGAGAGGAATTGCTGCGCGCGCCGTGGCAGGGCAATGTCCGCGAACTCGAAAACACCCTTCACCGCGCCGTGCTGCTCTCGTCGGGCGATGTTATCGAGCCTGATGCCATCCGCATGCCCGACGGCACGGGGCTCTCCGATGCTGTGGCCAGCCATTCGCTTGCCAGCCAGGCGGCCGCCGCTGCGGACGCCGTGGCCCGCTCGATGGTGGGCCGCACCGTGGCCGATGTGGAACGTGACCTGATTATCGATACGCTCGGCCATTGCCTGGGCAACCGGACCCACGCCGCCAACATACTGGGCATCTCGATCCGGACGCTGCGCAACAAGCTCAACCAATATGCCGATGAGGGGGTGGATATCCCCGCTCCCGGCAGTGACTTCGGTTTAGCGCCAAACAAGCGCTATAGCGCCGCATGA
- the fliN gene encoding flagellar motor switch protein FliN gives MLAEVDQDDASNDEKSAADLEAVFDVPVRLSVVLGRTRMPVAKLLKMDIGTVVELDRQVGEAIDIYVNDRLVARGEIVLVEGRLGVTMTEIIKAG, from the coding sequence ATGCTGGCCGAGGTCGACCAGGACGACGCCAGCAACGACGAAAAGAGCGCCGCCGACCTCGAGGCCGTCTTTGACGTCCCCGTGCGCCTTTCGGTGGTTCTGGGCAGAACCAGAATGCCGGTGGCAAAGCTTTTGAAGATGGACATCGGCACGGTGGTCGAACTCGACCGGCAGGTTGGCGAAGCCATTGATATCTATGTCAACGACCGCCTCGTCGCCCGCGGCGAGATCGTGCTTGTTGAAGGACGCCTTGGCGTCACCATGACCGAAATTATCAAGGCCGGCTAA
- a CDS encoding FliH/SctL family protein, which yields MSVAHKFTFDLDLAHKPPASKTMPESEFEQMVAAAREEGYRQGLAAGQSSVEAQSATALAKSAEKLANQVAQMVQTIEDYEKLHLGQSVGLAASVGRKLAAHLIAREPQTELAALLSECMASLEAAPHLVIRCHPDLCDAMKAIAEERMKVSGFAGRLIVLGDPEIRMGDGRLEWADGGLVRDINAISSEINTRISAYLAARGVEQGD from the coding sequence GTGAGTGTCGCCCACAAATTCACCTTCGATCTGGACCTGGCGCACAAGCCGCCCGCCAGCAAGACCATGCCCGAATCCGAGTTCGAGCAGATGGTCGCCGCAGCGCGCGAAGAGGGCTACCGGCAGGGCCTCGCCGCCGGACAATCGAGCGTTGAAGCGCAATCGGCGACCGCACTTGCCAAATCCGCCGAAAAGCTGGCCAACCAGGTCGCCCAGATGGTCCAGACCATCGAAGACTACGAAAAGCTTCATCTGGGTCAATCTGTCGGGCTCGCCGCATCGGTCGGGCGCAAGCTCGCCGCCCACCTGATTGCCCGCGAACCACAGACCGAGCTGGCAGCGCTGCTATCCGAATGCATGGCCTCGCTCGAAGCGGCGCCTCACCTCGTCATCCGCTGCCATCCCGACCTTTGCGACGCCATGAAGGCCATCGCTGAAGAGCGCATGAAGGTTTCGGGATTTGCCGGCCGCCTCATCGTTCTTGGCGATCCCGAAATCCGCATGGGCGACGGCAGGCTCGAATGGGCCGATGGCGGGCTGGTGCGCGACATCAACGCCATATCCAGTGAAATCAACACCCGCATCTCCGCCTATCTGGCGGCCCGCGGCGTCGAGCAGGGAGACTGA